ACTGCGCGGCCCTTCTCATGAGGTGAGATGCGTCATACACCCCTGAGGAGGAAGCTCCATGCCTGCAGGCACCCGTGTGCGCTGGGCCGTTGTCAGTGCGACGTCCGTGGCCCTGGTGGCCACGGGTTGCGGCAGCAGCGGCGGCTCCGGTGGCGGTTCGTCCGACGCCAGCAAGACCTTCACCTACCAGAGCAGTGAGCCGCAGAACCCGCTGCAGCCGGCCAACGCCAACGAGACCGGCGGCGGACGCATCGTGCAGAACCTGTTCAAGGGCCTGGCCGACTACGACCCGTCCAACGGCAAGCTGCGGATGCAGGTCGCGGACTCCATCGACACCAGCGACGCGCAGACCTACAACGTCACGCTGAAGTCGGGCTGGACCTTCCACGACGGCACGCCGGTGACCTCGCAGAGCTTCGTGGACGCCTGGAACTGGGCGGCCAACGTCGGCAACAACCAGATCAACAGCTCCTGGTTCGGCGACATCGAGGGCTACAAGGACGTCCACCCGGAGAACGGCTCGCCGACCACCGACAAGATGTCCGGCCTGACCGTCCAGGACGACACCCACTTCACCATCAAGCTGTACAACAAGGTCTCGTACTTCCCGTACAAGCTGGGGTACGTGGCCTTCTCGCCGCTCCCGCAGGGGTTCTTCAAGGACCCGGCGGGCTACGGGCAGAAGCCGGTGGGCAACGGGCCGTACGAGTTCGTCAGCTGGGACCACAACTCGCAGGTGGTCACCAAGACGTTCGCCAACTACCAGGGCGTGGACAAGCCGAAGAACGGCGGCGTCGTCTTCAAGATGTACACCACCGCCGAGGCCGCCTACGCCGACCTGCAGTCGAACAACCTGGACGTGATCGACCAGGTGCCGCCGTCGGCGCTGGCGAACTACAAGAACGACCTGGGCGACCGGGCGATCGACGCCCCGCAGGGCGCGATCCAGAACGTCGGCTTCACCCTGTACCAGTCCGACTGGCAGGGCCAGGACAAGGCCAAGGTCCGGCAGGGCCTGTCGATGGCGATCGACCGGGACACCATCACCAAGACGGTGCTCCAGGGCTCGCGCAAGGCGGCCACCGCCTGGGTCGCCGAGGGCGTCGAGGGCTACAAGTCCGGCACCTGCGGGGACTTCTGCACGTACAACCCGGACAAGGCGAAGCAGCTGATCCAGGAGGGCGGCGGCGTCCCCGGCAACGCGGTCAAGATCACGTACAACGCGGACGGCGGCCACAAGGAGTGGGTCGACGCGGTCTGCAACTCGATCCGGCAGGCCACCGGGGTGAACTGCAGCGGCGACCCGAAGACCGACTTCAAGACCGCCCGCGCGGCGATCACCGGGCACCAGATCGACGGCATGTTCCGCACCGGCTGGGTGCAGGACTACCCGCTGAACGCCAACTTCCTGGCGGACGTCTACCGCACCGGCGCGGCCTCGAACGACACCGGATACTCCAGCCCGGAGTTCGACAAGCTCTCCACCGAGGCCGACCAGGCCGCCTCCATCCAGGACACCGCGACCGGCTACCAGAAGGCCGAGGAGCAGCTGGCGCTCGACATGCCGGCCATCCCGCTCTGGTACTACCGGACCAACTCCGGCTACTCCACCAACGTCCAGAACGTCACGTTCGACTCCTTCGGCAACCCGGCCTGGACCCAGGTCGAGGTCAAGGGCTGACCGTGCCAGGCGCCGGCCCCGTCCTCCCCGCACGGAGGGCGGGGCTCCGGTACTACGTCACCCCTTCGGAGGGAGGGCTCCCATGGGCCACTACGTGCTACGCCGCGTGCTCCAGATGATCCCGGTGTTCTTCGGGGCCACGCTGCTGATCTTCCTGATGGTGTACAGCCT
The window above is part of the Kitasatospora sp. NA04385 genome. Proteins encoded here:
- a CDS encoding ABC transporter substrate-binding protein, translating into MPAGTRVRWAVVSATSVALVATGCGSSGGSGGGSSDASKTFTYQSSEPQNPLQPANANETGGGRIVQNLFKGLADYDPSNGKLRMQVADSIDTSDAQTYNVTLKSGWTFHDGTPVTSQSFVDAWNWAANVGNNQINSSWFGDIEGYKDVHPENGSPTTDKMSGLTVQDDTHFTIKLYNKVSYFPYKLGYVAFSPLPQGFFKDPAGYGQKPVGNGPYEFVSWDHNSQVVTKTFANYQGVDKPKNGGVVFKMYTTAEAAYADLQSNNLDVIDQVPPSALANYKNDLGDRAIDAPQGAIQNVGFTLYQSDWQGQDKAKVRQGLSMAIDRDTITKTVLQGSRKAATAWVAEGVEGYKSGTCGDFCTYNPDKAKQLIQEGGGVPGNAVKITYNADGGHKEWVDAVCNSIRQATGVNCSGDPKTDFKTARAAITGHQIDGMFRTGWVQDYPLNANFLADVYRTGAASNDTGYSSPEFDKLSTEADQAASIQDTATGYQKAEEQLALDMPAIPLWYYRTNSGYSTNVQNVTFDSFGNPAWTQVEVKG